From the Photobacterium sp. GJ3 genome, one window contains:
- a CDS encoding thioesterase family protein: MDAILQQYPVITEIPVAWGEMDALNHVNNVVYFRYFETARLDYFKEASLMDDIKETGVGPVLSETSARYRLPVTYPDTLLVGSRVTHMEGDRFTMEYEIFSKKMGAVTTRGTAQVVMFDFKNNTKAQISPRLRETIEAIEARKALSTDA; encoded by the coding sequence ATGGACGCAATTCTTCAGCAGTACCCGGTGATTACGGAAATTCCAGTTGCCTGGGGGGAAATGGATGCCCTGAATCATGTGAACAACGTGGTTTATTTCCGTTATTTCGAGACTGCCCGGCTGGATTACTTCAAAGAAGCGTCGTTGATGGATGACATCAAAGAAACCGGTGTCGGTCCTGTCCTCAGCGAGACCAGCGCGCGTTACCGACTGCCTGTGACTTACCCGGATACCTTGCTGGTGGGCTCCAGAGTGACCCATATGGAAGGGGACCGCTTCACCATGGAATATGAAATCTTCAGCAAGAAGATGGGCGCGGTGACAACCCGGGGGACGGCGCAGGTGGTGATGTTTGATTTTAAGAACAACACCAAAGCCCAGATCTCTCCGCGTCTGCGGGAAACCATTGAGGCTATTGAAGCGCGTAAAGCCCTGTCGACAGACGCCTGA